A DNA window from Pseudomonas wuhanensis contains the following coding sequences:
- the bioB gene encoding biotin synthase BioB, whose product MSASTTATLRHDWSLAEVKALFVQPFNDLLFQAQTVHRAHFDANRVQVSTLLSIKTGACPEDCKYCPQSGHYNTGLEKEKLMEVQKVLEEAARAKAIGSTRFCMGAAWKHPSAKDMPYVLEMVKGVKAMGLETCMTLGRLDQDQTVALAEAGLDYYNHNLDTSPEFYGSIITTRTYSERLQTLAYVRDSGMKICSGGILGMGESLDDRANLLIQLANLPEHPESVPINMLVKVAGTPLENADDIDPFDFIRMLAVARILMPKSHVRLSAGREAMNEQMQALAFFAGANSIFYGEKLLTTANPQADKDMQLFSRLGILPEAREEHADEVHQAAIEQALVEQKSSEQFYNAAV is encoded by the coding sequence ATGAGCGCCAGCACCACTGCAACCCTGCGTCATGACTGGTCTTTGGCCGAAGTCAAAGCACTCTTCGTTCAGCCATTCAACGACCTGTTGTTCCAGGCGCAGACGGTGCACCGCGCGCATTTCGACGCCAACCGCGTGCAGGTCTCGACGCTGCTGTCGATCAAAACCGGTGCTTGCCCGGAAGATTGCAAATATTGTCCGCAGTCCGGCCACTACAACACGGGCCTGGAAAAAGAAAAACTGATGGAAGTGCAGAAGGTCCTCGAAGAGGCCGCTCGCGCCAAGGCCATCGGTTCGACCCGTTTCTGCATGGGCGCGGCGTGGAAACACCCGTCGGCCAAAGACATGCCGTACGTGCTGGAGATGGTCAAAGGCGTGAAAGCCATGGGCCTGGAAACCTGTATGACCCTGGGTCGTCTCGATCAGGACCAGACCGTCGCGCTGGCCGAAGCCGGCCTGGATTACTACAACCACAACCTCGACACCTCGCCCGAGTTCTACGGCAGCATCATTACCACCCGTACTTACAGCGAGCGCCTGCAAACCCTGGCCTACGTGCGTGATTCGGGGATGAAGATCTGCTCCGGCGGTATTCTCGGCATGGGCGAGTCCCTCGACGACCGCGCCAACCTGCTGATCCAGTTGGCCAACCTGCCGGAGCATCCAGAGTCGGTGCCGATCAACATGCTGGTGAAAGTCGCCGGTACGCCGCTGGAAAATGCCGACGACATCGACCCGTTCGACTTCATCCGCATGCTCGCTGTCGCCCGCATCCTGATGCCGAAATCCCACGTGCGCCTGTCCGCCGGCCGCGAAGCGATGAACGAGCAGATGCAGGCCCTGGCGTTCTTCGCCGGCGCCAACTCGATTTTCTACGGCGAAAAACTGCTGACCACCGCCAACCCGCAGGCGGACAAGGACATGCAACTGTTCTCACGTCTGGGCATCCTGCCGGAAGCGCGCGAAGAGCACGCCGATGAAGTGCATCAGGCTGCAATTGAGCAGGCACTGGTGGAGCAGAAGAGCAGCGAGCAGTTCTATAACGCTGCTGTCTGA
- a CDS encoding ComF family protein: protein MRCQPRYVGPVYIWLNNNQHCLLCSEATEDTRPICMACETDLPWLGEHCQTCALPLPATGLTCGQCLKHPPAFERVAAPWTYCFPVDSLITRFKHSAKWPFGRLLAELLAQFLQHRFDEDLDRPDALIPVPLASKRLRQRGFNQAAMLARWLSVSLDIPCDETLLLRVQDTSAQQELNADARKKNLRHAFALAPAASIKGRHLALVDDVLTTGATAQALARLLMEAGAAQVDVYCLARTPKPGDGA, encoded by the coding sequence ATGCGCTGTCAACCACGTTACGTAGGACCGGTTTACATCTGGTTAAACAATAACCAACACTGCTTACTCTGCAGTGAAGCGACCGAAGATACCCGGCCAATCTGTATGGCCTGCGAAACCGACCTGCCCTGGCTGGGCGAGCACTGCCAAACCTGCGCCCTGCCCTTGCCCGCCACGGGCCTGACGTGCGGCCAATGCCTGAAACATCCGCCGGCCTTCGAGCGAGTCGCGGCGCCCTGGACTTACTGCTTTCCCGTCGACAGTTTGATCACCCGCTTCAAGCACAGCGCAAAGTGGCCATTTGGCCGCCTGCTCGCCGAACTTCTCGCTCAGTTCCTGCAACATCGCTTCGATGAGGATCTGGACCGGCCCGATGCGCTGATCCCGGTACCGCTGGCTTCCAAACGTCTGCGCCAGCGGGGTTTCAACCAAGCGGCGATGCTCGCCCGCTGGCTCAGCGTCAGCCTCGACATTCCTTGTGATGAAACGCTGTTGCTGAGGGTTCAGGACACCAGCGCGCAGCAAGAGTTGAATGCCGACGCCCGTAAAAAGAACCTGCGCCACGCCTTTGCCCTGGCACCCGCAGCTTCGATCAAGGGTCGCCACCTCGCATTGGTCGACGACGTGCTGACCACCGGCGCCACCGCCCAGGCCTTGGCTCGCTTGTTGATGGAGGCTGGCGCCGCGCAGGTCGACGTCTACTGCCTGGCCCGCACCCCAAAACCTGGCGATGGGGCCTGA
- a CDS encoding TOBE domain-containing protein, with translation MSLPTLLSQHIVRRPQRIALLQHIAEQGSITRAAKSAGLSYKAAWDAIDELNNLAQKPLVERSVGGKGGGGAKLSSEGERVLRLYQKLQALQTQVLEAAEEASDLDLLGRLMLRTSARNQLHGKVVAIDAQGRNDRIRLELAEGLRIDAQITHDSTLRLELQTGTEVVALIKAGWLELLGIDQVAAPGNNCLKGTVEEILDAEDGPSEVRIGLPNGQTLCALAEQLHVKTLELTAGKPVFVQFAPSNILLGTPL, from the coding sequence ATGTCCTTGCCTACGTTGTTGTCCCAGCACATTGTCCGTCGCCCGCAGCGCATCGCATTGCTGCAACACATCGCCGAACAAGGCTCAATCACCCGCGCCGCGAAAAGCGCGGGTTTGAGTTACAAGGCGGCGTGGGATGCCATCGACGAGCTGAACAACCTCGCGCAGAAACCGCTGGTGGAGCGCAGCGTCGGCGGCAAGGGCGGTGGCGGCGCCAAACTGTCCAGCGAAGGCGAGCGCGTGTTGCGCCTGTATCAAAAGCTTCAGGCTTTGCAGACTCAGGTGCTGGAAGCCGCCGAGGAGGCCAGCGACCTGGACCTGCTCGGACGCCTGATGCTCAGAACCAGCGCACGCAACCAACTGCACGGCAAGGTCGTGGCGATCGATGCACAAGGACGCAACGACCGCATTCGTCTTGAACTGGCCGAAGGCTTGCGTATCGATGCGCAGATCACTCACGACAGCACTCTGCGCCTGGAACTGCAAACCGGCACCGAAGTGGTGGCACTGATCAAGGCCGGTTGGCTGGAGCTGCTGGGAATCGATCAAGTTGCGGCGCCCGGTAACAATTGCCTGAAGGGCACGGTTGAAGAAATCCTCGACGCCGAAGACGGTCCCAGCGAAGTGCGCATTGGCCTGCCCAATGGCCAGACACTTTGCGCCCTGGCCGAGCAACTGCACGTTAAAACCCTCGAACTCACCGCTGGCAAGCCCGTTTTTGTGCAATTCGCACCGTCCAATATTCTGTTGGGCACACCGCTCTGA